The following proteins are encoded in a genomic region of Blastocatellia bacterium:
- a CDS encoding universal stress protein produces MIPFKKIVCPTDFSEPSYEGLKRAVEVAVHFGAQLCLVHVVPVMPPLPPDPNFAFEVPEYERALHADAERKLNEAKAKYIPPEVTVQTIVRHGDVAGEILRVAQEEQADLIVIATHGLTGWRHLVFGSVAERVVRLASCPVLTIHGPRS; encoded by the coding sequence ATGATTCCTTTCAAGAAAATTGTTTGCCCAACCGATTTTAGTGAACCTTCCTACGAAGGCCTGAAGCGAGCGGTTGAGGTGGCGGTGCATTTTGGCGCGCAGCTTTGTTTGGTGCACGTGGTGCCGGTGATGCCGCCGCTGCCGCCAGACCCGAACTTCGCTTTTGAAGTCCCCGAATATGAGCGAGCGTTGCACGCGGATGCCGAACGCAAGCTGAATGAAGCGAAGGCGAAGTATATTCCGCCTGAAGTGACCGTGCAGACCATCGTCCGTCATGGTGATGTGGCAGGGGAGATTCTTCGCGTGGCTCAGGAAGAGCAGGCCGATCTGATTGTCATTGCCACACACGGGTTGACGGGCTGGCGGCATCTGGTGTTTGGTTCGGTAGCTGAGCGCGTCGTGAGGTTGGCCTCATGCCCTGTGCTGACTATTCATGGGCCGCGCTCCTGA